In Sphaerisporangium krabiense, the DNA window ACGCCCGTGATGTCGATCACCGCGTACTCCGAGCCGGTGTCGACCAGCGTCTGGAGCAGCTTCTCCATGACGACCTGCGTGCGGGCGGAGTCCAGGGTGCCGACCAGGGGGACCGAGACGATGCCGTCCCACAGCTTGACCACCGGGGTCGAGAGCTCCAGGAGCTGCTCGGTCTGCTCGCTGATGATCTTCTCGCGGGCCGCGGTGTAGGCCTCGAAGGTGTTGAGGCCGAGGCCGTCGATCGTGCGGGAGAGCCAGACGAAGCCGCGCAGCGCCTGCTCGCTGCCGTCGGCCTCGACGATCTCGTAGACGGACTCCTTGAGCCCGAAGACGGCGACCGCGGTCTCGCTGGGGGTGAAGCCCTGGCGGGCGCGGGAGCGGGACAGTTCGCCCAGCAGGCCCCGCAGTTCGGAGACGGTCTCGGGCTGGACGAGCGTCTGCAGGAAGGCGCGGTAGAGCTCCTGCAGCTCCTTCCGGGTCTCGGTCTCGTTGACACGGCCGAGCAGCGGCTCGTTCGAGATCTTCACCCAGCGGTCGAGAATGCGGCTCTCGTGTTCACGAAGCAGCTGTTCGATGTGATGCCTGCTGGTATTGTCCTGCAAGGTCAAGACGGCTCCCCGGCCAACCCACACGTGTGGCTAGCGAATACGGTGTTCTCCAGAGAGGCTACACTGGGTACACCAAGATCATCCCGCCTTCCGGACATATGCGACACTCGTTCTAGATCCGGATGATCAGGGCAAACGTGTAGTAGTCACCTTGTGGCAGGGAAAACCTCGCATCGGTGCAGGAAAACCGCTGTGGCCCGCGAGGCTTGAATATTGCTACGATATGGAAACCCTGACGAGACATTCTGGCGTTGGTTTCGCATGATGACGTGTGTGACTGCTGGTGCAGCAGAGGCCGGGTCGACACCAGGCGTGACCCTTGGGCAGATATCGACGCGCGGGGTGTGGAGATCGCCGGCCTGACGCAGGGGATGACGAACCGGCGTTCTTCTCAATAAGCCTGTACAGCGAGCCGACCTGTGAAATAACGTAACTGAACTGAAATCGCCCGGCCATGATCCGGACGGTACCGTCATCGCACATCGCGTGCGGATGAGATCAGGAGACCCCCCAATGACGTCCGGAAACGGAGCGGACCCAGCGGGCGTGGCGCCCGGCTCGCGCTGGGCCCTCTTCGCGTTCCAGGATGTCCCCGTGGCCGCCCCGGAGCGGGCTCCGGTGGCCAAGAACCGGGTGGTGATGCCATGACGGTGCGGCTTCTCACCAACATCGGCAGGCTCTGGACCGGCAACGACGTCTGCAGCAACGCCGCGATCCTCGTCCACAACGACAGGATCGCCTGGGTCGGCCGAGCCGCCGACCTGCCGCAGAGCGTCCCCGGTGTCGTCGACGACATCGTCGACGTCGATCACGTCGAGAACCTCGGCGGCGCCCTCGTGACGCCCGGGCTCATCGACGCCCACACCCATCCGGTGTACGCGGGCAACCGCTACGCCGAGCTGGCCATGCGCTCCGGCGGTTCCACGCTGAGCGCCATCACCGCGGCGGGCGGCGGCATCGGCTCCACCGTCACCGTCACCCGCGGCACCGACCCGTGGACCTTGTGCAACGGCGTCAGGGAGCGCCTGCGCGACTGGCTGCTCAACGGCACCACCACCGTCGAGGCCAAGACCGGCTACCACCTCACCCGCGACGGCGAGCTCGCCGACGTCCGGCTCCTGCGCGAGCTGGAGAAAGAGCCGATGATGCCGCGGGTGCACGTCACCTTCCTCGCCGCCCACGTCGTGCCGCCCGAGTACTTCGGCCGCCAGCGCGACTACGTCGAGGCCGTGGGCTCGTGGTGCGCCGACGCCGCCGCGGCCGGGGCCGACAGCGTCGACGTCTACTGCGACGAAGGGCACTTCACCACCGACGAGGCCCGGTGGGTCCTCGCCTCCGGCCGCAACGTCGGCCTCCTGCCGCGCATCCACGCCGGCGCCCACAAGCGGCGCGGCGCCGTCCAGCTCGCCGCCGAGCTCGGCTGCGCCTCCGCCGACCTGCTCTACAACACCTCCGACGAGGACATCGCCCTCCTCGGACGTTACGGCGTGCCCGCGGTCGTCTGCCCCGGCACCGCCCTCCAGCAGGGCAACCTGCCCCCGGTCCGCCGCATGCTCGCCCAGGGCGTCACCATCGCCCTCGGCAGCGACCACAACCCCGGCCACTGCGGCATCACCTCGATGTCGCTGGTCATCAGCCTCGCCGTCGCCGCCTTCGGCATCAGCGTCGGCGACGCCCTGCGCGCCGCCACCCTCGGCGGCGCGACCGTCCTCGGCGCTCCGGACCGCGGCGTCCTCGCCCCGGGCCGCCTCGCCGACATCGTCCAGTGGGACGCCGACCACGAGGGCGCCTTCGCGTGGGGCTTCGGCCTGAAGCCCCGCCGCGTGTGGCGCGGCGGCACCCCCGTCCAGTAACCGCGTCCGGCGCCGCCACCCCGCGGCGTCCGGCGCCCCATCACCCGGCACGTCGCCGTCCTCCCGTTGACGATCATCGGCGGTGGGCACGCCCGGAACTCCGGAAACGACCGCCGTCACGGGGCCCTGTACAGAGCGGGGTGATCACCGGTAAGAACGTAGGGTGGTCGAGCCGCGTGCGAAATATGGTGTGGACGCTCCGGCGGTGCTGGCGGGGCTGGCCCTGGGCGGAGTGGCGGAGCTGGGTCTCGCCGTCGTGTGCTTCGCCGTCGGCTGGACGATCCTGGGGGTGATCCTCCTCGCCGGCGGTCTCATCCTGCTGGCCGGGGCCGCGTTCTTCGCCCACACGACCCTGCGGGGCAAGTTCCGGGTGTGGGACGCCGAGCTCGACGCGCTCGGCCTGACGGGCGGCGAGCACGTCCTCGACCTCGGCTGCGGCCGCGGCCTCGTGCTGCTGAAGGCCGCGGCCAGGGTGCCCCAGGGGAAGGCCACCGGCCTTGATCTGTGGAGCACCAAGGACCAGTCGGGCAACAGCCAGGACGCCACCCTGGCCAACGCCCGCGCCGAGGGCGTCGCCGGCCGGGTCGAGCTGGCCACCGGCGACATGCGTTCGCTGCCGTTCGACGACGCCGCCTTCGACCTGGTGGTCTCCAGCCTCGCCGTCCACAACATCCCGGACGCGGACGGACGCGCCAGGGCGATCACCGAGGCGTTCCGGGTGCTGAAGCCGGGCGGCGTGCTGCGGATCGCCGACTTCCGGCACGCCGAGGCGTACGCCGCCGTGCTGCGCGAGCTCGGAGCGGCGGACGTCCAGGTGCGCGACCTCGGCTGGCGCTTCTGGTACGGCGGCCCGCAGGGCCGCACGTCCATGCTGACCGCCCGGCGCCCCTGACGCCTCCCGCGCCGTTCGCCGCCGGGCGGCCCGCCATGCCGCCGGCGGCGGCGTCCCGCGAAGGTCAGCCGGGCAGACCGGCGAGCCAGGCGCGGACGGCGGCGAACAGGGCGGGGGCGTTGCGGTGCAGGTTGAGGGCGTGCCCGGCGCCCGGGAGCACGAACGTCGCGGGCCCGGCCCCGGGAGCCCAGAACCAGCTCTCCCACGCCTTGACGGCCGCCGCGTCGGTGCACTGGAGGTAGAGGCCGTTGCAGAACAGGTCGTCGTGCTCGCCGACCGCGAGGAACACCGGCGCCCGCACGGCCGCCGAGATCGCCGGATCACCGGCCTCGGCGATCGTCGCCTGTTCGCCGGTCGTCATCGTGGACTTGGTCAGCTCGATGACCGGCGACATCGCCGGCGCGGCGCCGGACGCGTCGAGGAACAAGCCGGCCCGGGAGCCCGGCGCGGTGGTGAGGTAACCGGCCGGCGGGCGGGTCACGCCGAGAACGGGGTCGCCGGCGGCCGGCACGAGGGCGGCGTTGAGCGCGTCCAGCCTGGGCCCCACCGAGTGGACGAAGCCGGTCGCGACGACGGCGTCCAGGTCCGCGTGCCGGGCCGCGTCCGTGATCAGGACGCTCGCGCCGAACGAGTGCCCGACGCCGACCACCCGCCGGTAGGCGGTGCCGTCCACGGCGCCGGCCCGCAGCCGCGCCACCACCTGGTGGACGGCCTCGACCTCGCTGCCCAGGGTGAGCGCGTCCGCGGGAGCGCGGTCGCTCAGCCCGCTGCCGGGCCGGTCCAGGGCGAGGACGGCGTACCCGGCGTCGGTCATGGCGGTGACGTACGGCCGGGCGTCCGCCGTCGCGGGGGTGAGCCAGTACACCTGGTTGAACGTCGCGCCGGCCAGCAGCACCTGGACGGTCCCCGGGACCGGGCCCGCGGGCCGGCACAGCGTCCCGCGCAGGGTGAGGGAGCGGCCGGCGACGTCCACCGGCACGGAGACCAGGCGGCAGCCCGCTCCGCCGGTCACCGCGGCGGCCGGAACGGCCGGCAGGCCGACGAGGGTCAGCGCCGCGAGAGCCGCGGCGACGAGAAGACGTGAGACGCGCATCATGGCCTCCTCAGGAACCGGCGGGGGCGAGAGCCGGCATGACCTTGTCCAGGAACCGCTCCAGGCTCGCCACGGCGACCTCGCCGGGCACCGCGCCGAAGTCCATCTGCCAGAGGAACCCGTCGGCGCCGAGGGCCTCGGAGATCTGCTGGACGCGCTCGGCCACGGTGGCCGGGCCGCCGACGACGGCGCTGCCCATGGTCCGGAACGTCGCCGGGTCCAGCGCCCGGATCGCCCGGCTCATGCCGGTGTACCCGCGGTAGTCGTCCGACGTGACCGACTTCCACGGGTCGGTGGCCTCGGCCCACACCTCGAGGTAGGCCCGCAGCAACGGGTCGGCGGTGCGCCGCGCCTCCTCGTCGCTGTCGCCGACGTAGAGCGGCAGGCTCGCCACGACCCGGGGCGGGTGCGGGTGGCCGGCGTCGGCGTGCGCCTCGCGGTACACGGCGATGTGGTCGCTCATCTCGGTCAGCGGGGTCAGCGCGGGGGTGACCAGCAGGTTGTACCCCTGCTCCCCGATCCAGGCGAAGCTGGAGCGCGAGCGCACCGCCGCGATCCACACCGGCGGGTGCGGGCGCTGCACCGGCCGCGGCAGGGTGGTGACGTCCTGGAACCGGAAGAACGGCGTGTCGGCGCCGACCCGCTCCTCGGTCCACAGCCGGACCACCGTCTCCACGGTCGCGGTGAAGCGTTCCCTGCTGCCGTCCAGCGGCACCTGGAAGGTGGCGAACTCCTGCGGCAGGTACGCCCGCGCGAACCCGACGTCGAGCCGTCCGCCGCTGATGGCGTCCACCATCGCCGCCTCGGAGGCGAGCTGGACGGGATGGTGGAAGACGGGCAGCACGCACCCCGTCATCAACCGGATCCGCGTCGTCGCGGCGGCCACGGCCGACAGGAACGCCAGCGGGCTCGGGCAGTAGCCGCCGTAGGCCCCGAGGTAGTGCTCGGTCATCTTCACGTGGCTCATCCCGCCCTGGTCGGCGAGACGGCTCAGCAGCAGCACGTCGCGGAAGTACTCCTCGGGCGCCTTGGTCGCGGGCGCGCAGTCCGGCAGCAGCGACAGGCCGTGGAACATGATGCGTTCCTTTCTCCACGCGGCGCTCAGGCCACGGCGAACAGGAAGAAGGTGACGTGCGCCACCATCAGCGGGATCAGTACCGGGTAGTGCCAGAACAGGAGGCTGTGCGTCAGGCCCATCACGACCGCGCCGACGACGGGGAACATCGCCGCCCGCCAGGACGACATCAGGAAGATCTGCATGACCGTGAACAGCGCGCAGGAGACGCCGATGGCGACGGCCGGACCGGCGTCGCGCAGCCAGGTCAGCACCAGTCCCCGGAAGACGACCTCCTCGCTGCCGACCTGCACGGCGGTGAGGGCGACGGCCAGGGGCAGCGAGACGACCTCCATGGTCTTGAGGTGGTGCCGGATCCACCCGCCCCGGGACAGGCCGAGCCACTGGCGCATCCGCTCGGCGCCCTCGGCGGTGGCGGCGGCGGTGGCGGGCATCGTGCGGGCGGAGGCGCGTTCCGCGGCGCGTCCGGCGGCGGCCCGCCGCCGTCCCATCGCCTGCGCCCCCTCGATCAGCACCCGGCACAGCAGCGAGCCGAGCGCGACCTCCCCGACGCCGATCGCGGCGCCGAGCGCGAGAAGCTCGGGCCGGTCGATTCCGGTCGGCAACGCCAGGATGTCGATGCCGGTGACCATGGCGAGCAGGGCCACGACCAGCACGTGGCTGGCACCGGCGGCGGCCAGCTCTAGGACGCCGCTGCGCTCGCCGGCGTCCCAGCGGCGGGGGAACGGCAGCAGGTGGGCGGCCCGGCGGCAGGCGGCGAACAGGGCCGCCTTGGCGTACTTGTAGTAGAGGACGACGAGGACGCCGAGCACGAGGACGCGCACCGGCCAGGGCAGGTCGCTCACGCGGGCACCCCCCACACCCCTCGGGCGGGCGTCCGCCGGGACACCGGCTCGCTGCGCCGGTAGCGCCACACCCAGACGTTGAACACCACGTGGGCGACGGCCGCCGCGAGCACATTGCCGGTCAGCAGCGTCGCCGCGCACGTGAGCAGCGCCAGCGGCGTCTTGGCCAGCACCTGCACCCAGCCGAAGAAGACGTGCGAGCAGGCGAACACCGCCGCCGTCACGGCCAGGCCCGCCGCGGCGACCCGGACGTCGGACGGCAGCAGGGCGAGCCGGGTGAGCACGCCGCGGAAGACCAGCTCCTCTCCGACGGCCACGGCGACCAGCAGCTCCAGCCGGACCTGAAGGTCGCTGCCGGTGGGGGAGTAGTCGTTGCGGGCACGGACCAGGCCGGTGCGGCGGCGCTCGGCCGCGGCGGTGCCGGAGGCGGCGAACCCGGCCGGCCTGGCCGCGCTCATCCGGGGCGGAGGCGGCCCGCCGGGGGCCGGACGCCGGCCGCGCCCCGCGGTGGTGATCGCCCGGTCCACGCGGATGACGGCCAGGCCGAGCGCGAACCCCAGCACCACGCCCGCCGGCACCCCCCACCAGCCCGCGGCATGCCCTGGCACCGGCGCGACCACGGCGACCGGCCCGAGCAGCGCGGCGGCCGCCGCGACCAGCGTCCCCATGAGCAGCACGTGGACGCCGAGCAGCGGCAGCCGCCGCACCCAGGCCCACCGGGTGTGCAGGTGGGCCGCGAGCGTCAGGCACGCCAGCGACAGCAGGGCGAGCGCCGTGAGGGCGTACGCCCTGGTGTCATGGATAGGGGTGGGGGTCATGGCGGCGGAACCCTCCGTAGGCGGCGAACCGCTCGTGCGCCGCGGCCGGGGCGCTCGGCAACGGCAGCGTCACCAGGTCGGGGCACCAGAACCGGGCCACGACGAACCCCAGGGCGGCGACGTCGACGGTGGTGAAGTCGGCCGCGTACAGGCGCTTGCCGGTGGCGTGGAAGGCCCGCACCAGCTCGCGTACCCGCACGCCCGCCTGTCGCTCGTCGTCGGGCGGCAGGTCGTCGGCGGACACCTCGTCGCAGTCGGCGAAGCGCCGCTCCACCACGCGGGCGCCCTCCGGCTGGGCGGCGAACGACACGTTCGACTCCAGGTCGAAGATGTCCTCGCCCGCGGCGGGTTCCTGCTCGAACCGCTGCCGCAGCGCCGACCAGGTGGCCAGCCCGCGTACGCCCGCCGCCTCCAGCAGCGCCCGGTACATGGCCCGTTCGAGCACCCCGTCGATGCCGAGCCCCACCGCGATCGCGGGCAGCCGGCCGTCCGGGCTGCGGATCAGGCAGGCGACCGTGAACCCCGGCAGATCGGCGCTCGGCAGCAGGTGGAACTCGGGCCGGTCGCCCTTGGCGTCGAACGACTTCTGGATGACCCGTTGCAGCGCGGCGGTGCGGGACCCGGCGGTGATGCGCGCCGAGCGGCTGCCGCCGTACCAGTGGCTGAGCGCCGCGTCGATCTGCACCATCTCTTCCAGCGCGTTGAGCGCGGCCCGGTCGGGATCGGTGTGGGAGGCGGTGCCGGTGGACACGGCGGGAGACAGCCACGGCTCGCCCCTGGTGTCCTGGACGACGTAGCCGACCAGCAGCATCTGGGCGGGCACCCAGCAGTCCGCGCCGCCGGCGAGCAGGGTGGCGCGCACCCAGCCGATCACGTCGTCGTCCCGGCGCGGCCGGAACGGGAACCCGGGGCGGGCGTACTGCTCGGGCGTGTACGGCGCGGCGGGTCCGGCGTCGCACAGCTCGCCCGCGTCGCGCAGCTCGTTCACCGAGGCGTGGCGGACGGGGAACCGCCCGCTCACCGGGGCGATGTAGCCGCCGTACCGCTCCACCACCTCGCCGAGCGTCCTGACGTGCGCCTCGAAGGGACGCAGCCCGTACCCGCCGATGTGGTAGGCGCCGATCTTGGGCGCCGGCAGGCCGCGCAGCACGTGCACCCCTGTCAGCTCGCCACCGGCGACCATCAGCCTGGGGGCGCCCCGCTGGCGTTGCAGGAAGCCCATCGACGTCATCAGGCCGCACAGCGGTGAGTGCATCCGGGCCCGCAACCGGGCGGTGAACTGGTCGGGAGCCTCCGCGAGACGCGCGTCCAGCACTTCACCCATCGATCCACCGCCGCACGTCGAAGTACAGCTCGGTCGCCTCTCGCTGGGTGACGGGACCGCACGCCCGGCACCCCGGCAGGCGCAGCACCTCCGAGTAGGCGACCTCCATGCTCGGCACGTAGATCCCGAGCACCTTGCCCAGCGTCGGGGTGTACCCGGTGAGCGCGAGGTTCAGCGCCTCGAGGCCCACGTGGCCCGCGACCATCGCGCGCAGCGCCTCCAGCGTGGGCGGCTCGCCCGCCCGGACCGCCCGGCGGACCAGGGCGTCCTTGTACCGCTGGTAACCGGCGGACTCGCGCAGGTTCATCAGCACCCGGGTCTCGAAGCAGGCGAAGCACGCCGAGGTGGGCGGGTGGAACGAGGGGCCGATCAGCACCATCGGGCCGTCGATGGCCGCCTGGATCCACGGGGTGCCGAGCGTCAGCGCGATCCTGTTGAGGACCGACAGCCGCAGCGGGTGCGGCTCCTCGGCGACGTGGACCAGCAGCCGTCCCCGCCACGGCTCGAACCGCTCGGCGAACCGTTCGAAGGCCAGCCCGTCCTCCAGCGCGACCAGGTCGGCCTCCAGCAGGGCCCGGTACGGCGCGGAGTCCTCGCCGGCGACCTCCACCCCGCCGGGCGCGCTCGGCTCCAGGACCCGGGCGGTCGCGGCGGCCAGGGGACCGCCGCCGAGGACGACGATCGGCGGCGCGGGGGCCTCGGCGACGTAGGCGCCCGCGTTCTCGATGTAGGCGTCCAGCGCGGTCTCCGGTCCGCGGGCGATGACGCCGAGCTGGTCGAGGTGGTCGACCAGCGCCTCCACCTCGGCCCGGGTGACGCCGTTGGCCTTGGCCACCTCCGCGCGGCCGGTCGTGCCGTCGAG includes these proteins:
- a CDS encoding STAS domain-containing protein, encoding MTLQDNTSRHHIEQLLREHESRILDRWVKISNEPLLGRVNETETRKELQELYRAFLQTLVQPETVSELRGLLGELSRSRARQGFTPSETAVAVFGLKESVYEIVEADGSEQALRGFVWLSRTIDGLGLNTFEAYTAAREKIISEQTEQLLELSTPVVKLWDGIVSVPLVGTLDSARTQVVMEKLLQTLVDTGSEYAVIDITGVPAVDTQVAQHLLKTVMAARLMGARCVISGIRPQIAHTIVTLGIEFGDIVTKATLADALAYTLKQSGVEVVNKRQTRVAIRAEEA
- a CDS encoding amidohydrolase family protein, translating into MTVRLLTNIGRLWTGNDVCSNAAILVHNDRIAWVGRAADLPQSVPGVVDDIVDVDHVENLGGALVTPGLIDAHTHPVYAGNRYAELAMRSGGSTLSAITAAGGGIGSTVTVTRGTDPWTLCNGVRERLRDWLLNGTTTVEAKTGYHLTRDGELADVRLLRELEKEPMMPRVHVTFLAAHVVPPEYFGRQRDYVEAVGSWCADAAAAGADSVDVYCDEGHFTTDEARWVLASGRNVGLLPRIHAGAHKRRGAVQLAAELGCASADLLYNTSDEDIALLGRYGVPAVVCPGTALQQGNLPPVRRMLAQGVTIALGSDHNPGHCGITSMSLVISLAVAAFGISVGDALRAATLGGATVLGAPDRGVLAPGRLADIVQWDADHEGAFAWGFGLKPRRVWRGGTPVQ
- a CDS encoding class I SAM-dependent methyltransferase produces the protein MDAPAVLAGLALGGVAELGLAVVCFAVGWTILGVILLAGGLILLAGAAFFAHTTLRGKFRVWDAELDALGLTGGEHVLDLGCGRGLVLLKAAARVPQGKATGLDLWSTKDQSGNSQDATLANARAEGVAGRVELATGDMRSLPFDDAAFDLVVSSLAVHNIPDADGRARAITEAFRVLKPGGVLRIADFRHAEAYAAVLRELGAADVQVRDLGWRFWYGGPQGRTSMLTARRP
- a CDS encoding alpha/beta hydrolase yields the protein MRVSRLLVAAALAALTLVGLPAVPAAAVTGGAGCRLVSVPVDVAGRSLTLRGTLCRPAGPVPGTVQVLLAGATFNQVYWLTPATADARPYVTAMTDAGYAVLALDRPGSGLSDRAPADALTLGSEVEAVHQVVARLRAGAVDGTAYRRVVGVGHSFGASVLITDAARHADLDAVVATGFVHSVGPRLDALNAALVPAAGDPVLGVTRPPAGYLTTAPGSRAGLFLDASGAAPAMSPVIELTKSTMTTGEQATIAEAGDPAISAAVRAPVFLAVGEHDDLFCNGLYLQCTDAAAVKAWESWFWAPGAGPATFVLPGAGHALNLHRNAPALFAAVRAWLAGLPG
- a CDS encoding LLM class flavin-dependent oxidoreductase, with protein sequence MFHGLSLLPDCAPATKAPEEYFRDVLLLSRLADQGGMSHVKMTEHYLGAYGGYCPSPLAFLSAVAAATTRIRLMTGCVLPVFHHPVQLASEAAMVDAISGGRLDVGFARAYLPQEFATFQVPLDGSRERFTATVETVVRLWTEERVGADTPFFRFQDVTTLPRPVQRPHPPVWIAAVRSRSSFAWIGEQGYNLLVTPALTPLTEMSDHIAVYREAHADAGHPHPPRVVASLPLYVGDSDEEARRTADPLLRAYLEVWAEATDPWKSVTSDDYRGYTGMSRAIRALDPATFRTMGSAVVGGPATVAERVQQISEALGADGFLWQMDFGAVPGEVAVASLERFLDKVMPALAPAGS
- a CDS encoding CPBP family intramembrane glutamic endopeptidase yields the protein MSDLPWPVRVLVLGVLVVLYYKYAKAALFAACRRAAHLLPFPRRWDAGERSGVLELAAAGASHVLVVALLAMVTGIDILALPTGIDRPELLALGAAIGVGEVALGSLLCRVLIEGAQAMGRRRAAAGRAAERASARTMPATAAATAEGAERMRQWLGLSRGGWIRHHLKTMEVVSLPLAVALTAVQVGSEEVVFRGLVLTWLRDAGPAVAIGVSCALFTVMQIFLMSSWRAAMFPVVGAVVMGLTHSLLFWHYPVLIPLMVAHVTFFLFAVA
- a CDS encoding CPBP family glutamic-type intramembrane protease, encoding MTPTPIHDTRAYALTALALLSLACLTLAAHLHTRWAWVRRLPLLGVHVLLMGTLVAAAAALLGPVAVVAPVPGHAAGWWGVPAGVVLGFALGLAVIRVDRAITTAGRGRRPAPGGPPPPRMSAARPAGFAASGTAAAERRRTGLVRARNDYSPTGSDLQVRLELLVAVAVGEELVFRGVLTRLALLPSDVRVAAAGLAVTAAVFACSHVFFGWVQVLAKTPLALLTCAATLLTGNVLAAAVAHVVFNVWVWRYRRSEPVSRRTPARGVWGVPA
- a CDS encoding YcaO-like family protein, with amino-acid sequence MGEVLDARLAEAPDQFTARLRARMHSPLCGLMTSMGFLQRQRGAPRLMVAGGELTGVHVLRGLPAPKIGAYHIGGYGLRPFEAHVRTLGEVVERYGGYIAPVSGRFPVRHASVNELRDAGELCDAGPAAPYTPEQYARPGFPFRPRRDDDVIGWVRATLLAGGADCWVPAQMLLVGYVVQDTRGEPWLSPAVSTGTASHTDPDRAALNALEEMVQIDAALSHWYGGSRSARITAGSRTAALQRVIQKSFDAKGDRPEFHLLPSADLPGFTVACLIRSPDGRLPAIAVGLGIDGVLERAMYRALLEAAGVRGLATWSALRQRFEQEPAAGEDIFDLESNVSFAAQPEGARVVERRFADCDEVSADDLPPDDERQAGVRVRELVRAFHATGKRLYAADFTTVDVAALGFVVARFWCPDLVTLPLPSAPAAAHERFAAYGGFRRHDPHPYP
- a CDS encoding TOMM precursor leader peptide-binding protein — encoded protein: MQQSKNVRIKPSFSVVAHDADTVELRHGVWNVRSYTLTDHARTGRLYGLLTGLDGTTGRAEVAKANGVTRAEVEALVDHLDQLGVIARGPETALDAYIENAGAYVAEAPAPPIVVLGGGPLAAATARVLEPSAPGGVEVAGEDSAPYRALLEADLVALEDGLAFERFAERFEPWRGRLLVHVAEEPHPLRLSVLNRIALTLGTPWIQAAIDGPMVLIGPSFHPPTSACFACFETRVLMNLRESAGYQRYKDALVRRAVRAGEPPTLEALRAMVAGHVGLEALNLALTGYTPTLGKVLGIYVPSMEVAYSEVLRLPGCRACGPVTQREATELYFDVRRWIDG